The sequence below is a genomic window from Anopheles cruzii chromosome 3, idAnoCruzAS_RS32_06, whole genome shotgun sequence.
TACAGGTTCAACTTGCATTAAACGGTCAAAGCAGATTACTACACGCTGATCTCCctaaagaaaaaaagagaacgggagagagagaaagagagagagagagagagagagagagagtaggaAACATAAAGAACTATCTTCTTCACTTCATTTCGCTGACCTTAAGGCTGATTGGCAAATATAAGATCTCTTGCGTTTAGGATTGCAGAATAGACTCTCGATCCCCCAATAATACAGTGGCTAGTGAAAAAAAGTTATGTCCAAGAACAGAAAAGATTTAACGAAATACGAGGATGGAAAATTTACTTCAGACAatcacaaatcaatcaaaaacattctATAAgttgtgtaaatgatagttttgctgtatttaGGGATCCTTGATACAATTGATAAATTTTAACCATCGTCCTACATCCTACGTCGGATGACATGTAAAAAATGTGCTTCGTTACCCTCTGAcacaatttgaatttgatgaATATTTTTGACGGATAGGGTTTGTAGTTGAGACGTTCACTATACTTTTGTTCGCTTTGATGTTGATTTCTTGCCATCAGCTTTAATATGTAGACGATCTTGtgttgttgaatatttttgcaatatccttTTTTATCGCTGAAACTCATTTTTATGATCATTTAAAGTTCTTCATTGATTATTTTATGATATTTCGATGGTTTTGCCATCTTACAAGCtcagcaacagtagcaactCAGCAACAGTCTTGTGAATGCTTCACCGTGCATTTCTCAGCCTTAATTTGGCATTTTCAATATGCAATCATGTAACAACTCAAGTTATTTTTactcataaataactaaatctattctagttgctttattaccgagtaAAACGAAGGAATTTGAtatgaaaactgaaaacttcagCCTTCTAACTCAAACAAAACTTATTTTCGCGGAGCTCAAATTCacctatggccacaaatgaCCGAAACCAGTCAACGAGATTAAATCGAAATGTGATTTAATCGTTCTAATTTTGCGCTTAGAACGCCAAAGTAACCTTTTACGTCTCATAAGAGCGATTCAAAAAGAAGATATTCTCATTTTATTGACgtatttttaaaatgctcAATAGCTAATCTTCTTTTCGCTATCCACTGTATTTGAAGCACAAACGATTTTCCCTAGCGTTTTTGCGATTTCCATCTTGCGTTCAGTTAATTCATTTCAGATTTTGAGGATCTTGCACATTCTTGCATCCAATGCCGTTCTGTCTTTGATTACATTACGGATTATGTGTAAAAGCTCatggtttttttggttttttctaCACTCTTTTACAGAAGAAGAATGTTACCACTGTATGGCGAGTCTGGTTGCACCCAAAGAAAAAGTTTTCATTACGCAAACGAAGTTGTTGTACGAAGTGACTTGGAAAACTGTGATGCAAGTTGCCAAAAAACATGCGGTAAGAATTGGATATATTTGAAAATAACGTTAAATAATAACGAAATGATAATATTTTGCACAATATTGTTTCAGAAATCCTCCGTAAATTATTTGTCAAGCTTATGCAACGGTAAAAAACCAGAATCCATTTTCATggactggtgctggtggatcCTTGGTGGTTTACCATTTCCACACCTTGTGCGAGTGATGGATTGTTTTTTCCATGAAGGAATTAAAGTATTTTATCGTGTTTCACTGGCAATTCTAATTCTGTTTCACAAGCATGCTACTGCGAGCAATTCAGAATTGGATGCCGATACGATTAAAAATGACATCGATAATGCCCTTCcaaagttttgcaaaaataTACCTGTTTCACCTACGAAATTGTTGCGAACGGCATTTAGTATAAGGGCACTTAGGTAAGTAGAACATGAACAGTATTGATGACAAGTGTGTTGTAAgaaatataatatttttaatgttttttttgtagttcTACCTACATATCTAGAGTTTTCTTAAAGACTGAAATGCTGTTAAAAAGTAAGTCATTACTCAGTGGTACTAAGCAATTGGTAAGATCACGTTCTAGCGATAATTTGCCAACGAGTCAATCACAGATCAATGTACAAATGATGTCGCACACCTTAACAATTAGAGAGGTGAGTAATCAAATAATTGTTGACAGTTTTATGTGAGATACGGTAGAAATAAGAAAGTAGgaaatggtgaaaagttcTACTTTTTAATTGCCTTACTTTTatctaaaataaataaaattgctAACATACTAAGTGTCTCACTGAAATAGTAGAAATGCACAATTTTCCAAGTTTTTGAAACTACCACTATCGTTAAAACAAACTTTCCACAATGATTCGTGTTATTTTTTactcttttttctctcgtaATGTGAATCGTTGTTATCGTGGGTGTATGATCACAACGGATCACAtcacaaaaaccacaacgGATACCACAATACTCGGTTTATCTGTTCGAATTATATGCTGGCTCACCGATGATCGTTTTCCTTGATGAATTTAATGCTatttgaaacaaatcgaaagcaCAGAAGTACCGTGAAGGTTTAGATACATGTCGTGCAATGGTATGAAATGAGagttatttttcttttttatgttcttGGATGTATGTTGTATGATATGTGTATTGTATGAATACTACATCTTGTGTGATTGTCGTTATCCATACCTTGATATTTTACTgtcatatttttcaacatcaTCCAACATTTGCCGTTTGTGTTGCAAATGCtctttcaaaaattaattattcagcCTTGCTCTTCTAATGGGTATGAACAAAACAGAATACTCTGCTTTCCGGCATGTATGCAATAACTTGTTTTCCTCAGCAATTGTTTGTATTGTCGAACACTAACATCTCACCGAATAACATTCAAAACGACTTGAGAGAGTCTAGGTTTTagatatttcattttttagaAGGATTTTTGACATGGGTACAAATAATATGCCAAAAAAGGGTTACATTCACAGATTGATTGATACATATGTTCCCTTCCTATGGGCAAAATCCTGAAATATGTAATTTTATAtaaattcttttattttcttcataCATGCGGCTCTTGATGGATTTGACGAAAAACAACTGCGATCGATTTCTATCTGGTTAAAATATTGTCATGAACTACCGCTAACTTGTAACtaacaacataacaaaaaacgCTGCTCACAAATGTGTATCAATACGCATTGCCTCGTATTGACATCGATTTTATTATAATACATTGTACACTACTTCATCTTTTGTTACTCAACAACGACATCAACCAAATTCTTCATTAACAAACAGGGTGCCCACTCACCTGATGTGCGAGTGTTATCCATGGGAGTTTTTCCTATTCAAGCAATAAAAACTAAAGTGTGTGATCAGGACACTGTAAGTTTTCACCGATTTCGTGAACTCAGCCTTGAttaaaaatgtagaaaattatttaattaattttcccatGCTCAATAGATTCTGAAGTGAAATTACAAGTTCttgttgttcttgtttttgcatttttataaTTACGTTGGAGTTtgcattaaattatgttttctaaaattatgaattataaacatttataattaaataattataaaaCATGCATTTGTTTTCTATATGTTTaatgagattttttttaaatatggtCTTAGAATTATAAATTTTGAATCAGATTACAAAAGAGTAAACTATGTATGTGCACGTTAAAATATACACTTTGACACATTTGGACATTAAATTCATCTAAAATTTGATTTATAGTCGTTACTAATCACGGTTGCATCTTATTGCTTTGTTTACGTTGTTAAATATGTCCGTATCTTattattaaatttgaataattaattttattgttaatttttttataactATTTAGTTTGTAGTTTATGATTTACAGCCTTATTCATCATTaagttttttgttattgtgtttaattttaaaagtATGATTGCTCGTTATAATTCATGCTCGACTATGACTTTGCTTGTATAATatattattttgtatttttttatacTTGGGTTTTGTGTAAACACTGGTGTGATATGATAGCTAAAATAATCGAATTGTGAATATGTTGACCGTCTATTTGATAGCTCTTTACGCTTTGGTCTTGGCTGCCAGTAAGAATTACGATGTATCAGCCAGTGTTATTGTACACAACAGAAGAACATGGATGTTCCTTGACGACGTTCTATGTTCGAGTAGAACAACACGAACCCACTCTTCTAATGATCAAAACCTGCAATAACGAGGTGAGGAAATTTCTTCCTtaaaatttcaacaaaactAAATGTAAAATCAATCTTCAGGTATTTGGTGCTTATTGTTCTTCGCGCTGGTATGAGCGAAACCTGAAAGATGACCGTGGACAGCGACAAGCATACTTTGGGACAGGagaaacttttcttttttcactttaTCCAGAGCGTGCAAAGTATCCTTGGGTGGGTATTGAAGGTGACACAGGCCTGGGTCATGCGTCAGAACTCTTCATGGCAGCCGACTCTAAGATGATAACTATAGGAGGAGGGTAAGCTTTTATCAAACACTGTTTTCAATACACCCCTTCACGTTGTTCTACATCGAAAATCACACTTGATTCTTTATCTTTTACAGCGAGGGTCAAGCTATTTGGATGGATGAAAATATACGGTTCGGGAAAACCGATCGCTGTCAAACTTTCAATAACCCTCCGCTTTGCGCTTCCGGTGATTTTGAGATTCGCGTACTCGAAGTGTACGGTTTTGTAGGAGCGTAAATATTTGATATAAGAAATGGCGTCAGTGCAAATCATATTACAATGGTCCGATacgaaaatattcaaataacCTGTCAAATATTTACCACCTCCGTATGTTGCTTCAAAGCAAAGGTAGATAATATAACTGTGTTCGATTTGATATTTAAAGCTTGTGACCAAAGCAATGTCAGGGTTGACAAGTTAACCATTTGCTGATAAAGTAGAGATAAACAACCAGAACAATTTCTTGGTTTGGTGAAGTAACACGTTCCTTGAAATAAATTCTGGGCAGTTTTCAGATAAATGGTAATGCTTGGATGTTTATGAACCTTTAATTCATTATTTATCCGGTTAAACCATAATTATGTCACAAATTGAAGTTGTTCATTTCCATTGTTCACTCATTGTTCTGTGAAAGAATATTTGTATTCTAAATTATTCATCGAAACAACTGTTAGTATGTTATTTCGTTTAATACATTAGTATGTCCCTTTATAATGGATATGCTAGTTGATTAATTCTTTATTCAAGAATAATAAAGCAAATAAACTGCGTTTCGTCAGGTGTTAAAGCACTTAATCAGATAAATGAAACTTAATTTATGCGATGCAACGAAATACACTAGCCTTAAAGTGAATAAAATGGCATACCTATATTTAAGATTGTTCTTACAAATTCTGCCCACATGCCATACTGAATGAATTATCGAACAAACCGATAGCTGATGATGCAACGAGATGTTTTCAACTGAGTAACCAAACTCGAGAGATTGTTGTAAAATCTCATACTCATGtaatattaaatttttatgttaagtcatttttaaaataaatttccatatCGTACAACGTGTATCCATTGTGAACTTGTGAAGCGTAAAACCATAACAAAACTCTTCTTCAAACCTTTCATCTAATAATACTTTTCTTTCGAGGTGATCAAACATTCATTCAAGAATTCAAGAGTTTGTATTTTAAATAAGTTGAACCGTTTTCTAAAGGGCACGTCGTAATATTTATTGATATTATTGTAAAGTTCAATCACTTATGATCAAGCATTGTATGACGCTCACTACATGTCTAAAAAACTCTTTGTGGCATCTAATATCACTGCAAAAAATGTACATTTTCCCAGCAGCATGCAACGACATAGAACTACAGCAGAAATAAATATCAATACCAATTGTATTCACTAACATAACTAAACGTAAAATTTCACTAGAAAAATATACCTTCGTATCGTTATGTTTGGTTACGTATGCTACACAATGATTTTTACTGAGACCAAGATAAGGGTAGTTCGCAGAAATAGCATTTTGTATGGGTCATAAATATGTTGAAAAATGTAGGGAATTGTTTCAATGTATATAATAAATTCATCTATGCTTTCATTTATTGTATGTTACACACAGCTATGAGCGCTATTTGAAATCCATTGTCAGTCGAATCATATAAATTTAGTACGCGAAAGACGCATGTCAATAAATGATATCTACCAAAATTCGGAATGAGACATTAGTGGTCTTGAATAAGTTCTGAACTGCAAATTCACCAAAATGAaatgagatgagatgagatcATAAATCTAGCAGCACTGATGAATGTATCTATGGTGTTTCGCTAATGTTAGCAACAATAATACCATTTCTTGATggcaaaatgcaaatcgtTATATTTTTGCTTATAGCTTCTAAACCAAAACGatcaaacgataaaaaaagaTAAGCGAATAAGAAAAATTGAAGATTATAAGGAAAACAAAGAGCATAAGGAATTGGCAGCAAAATAGGGTAAAACGCACGGCTAccatatttattgtttcaatttttccgaATGCTTAACGGTTGGCTCAATAGAATCATCGTTCAACAGATAACAATATTTAAGATACGGCAACGAATCGTCATAAGACTAATCCTAGAGACAGTTTGATAAAAtcacaatttgtttgctttataATGACTGTCAAAGCCATTTTTATTCCTAATGAAAGCATCATCAGGGTCTTCTTGGAAAGCTGTTTCTGTTAACTGATAAGATGTGcagacatttttttaaattaaagatAATTGTGATGATATACTATGTTTTGCAGATTTATAATATTTGGTGACCGATAATTATAGCTAAAGCAACTGTTATTATTTTGTTATTGTAAAAGATATAAATCgtttttcgaaaacattatttattggaGCTTTGGCTTTTGAATTTACACTGTGCATATGGCAtggaataataaaaacatttgttaGTGCAAGATTCTTCTTCATTCGTTTTGAAAACATCCGAATAATTCGACGGAAAGCCTTAAACATTGTGAAACCAAACCTAGAATCCACCTTGCTTTCTCAACgtcattaaatttatgtttacttttttgatgtttaatttcacttttcttatACTTATATCTTATTTCTTATTATCgttcataaaaaaatagtaaaaatatTTACTAGCTTGAACAATGACACTTTACGATGAGCATTATAAAATATTTTGGCTATATtagaaataaagaaatacTAATGATTCGGAATATAATTAACGGGAATtatttaatattattattaaaacgaaCCCGTTACAGAGAACgacagagattaacattgtttcTGGTGCAGGATGTAAGACCGTTCAGCCGAATAAGAAGAAATTAAGTAAATGATTTGGTGTTAATGAATTTTACTGCGAATGTACGAAATTCTCCTGGTAACgactttttttaaatattggcTATCGACGAGTTAACGTATAATTTTCACTCGGACGAAACTCTTCGCGGAAAACGGTAACACGGtgttttttcgatgtttttccgATAAAAAAACCCACGATCTGTCAACAAAAATTTGAACTgtcattgttttattttgttattgttttttttgttgacgattttcttttgatttggaaaaacttttcaagCTCAATCCACTTAAAACATCCAACTGCAAACTGCAAGTCGTAGTTGTAAAAAATGTCTCACGGACATTCACATGGGAGTGGTTGCGGGCATGAAGCTCTTGGCATCGATAACGAACTAGAAATGGGTTTAGCGTACAGTTTATACGAAAAAATTGATCTTTCAAATGTGGAGTGCTTGAACGAAGAAGTGGAAAACACGGGCAAAAGCGTTTTCAAAGCTTACAACGAAAGATTGAACTATGATAAGGTCTGACCATGTTAACGCTAACCATAAtatgtttcattgtttcattgttcGTATATTCGTTTTTCTATTAGTTTGTTACCAGCGATGCAGATGAGGAACTCTTATTCAACATACCCTTCACAGGGAACATAAAGCTGAAAGGAATAATCATTATTGGTGCAGACGATGATTCCCATCCCAGGAAGATGAGATTGTTTAAAAATCGTCCGAAAATGACATTTGATGCCGTAGACTCCACACCGGATCAAGAATTTTCGTTGCAGAAGGATACCAGCGGTTTAATTGAATATCCAACAAAGTATGTTACTTCTTACATATCACGGCGTTTTATCCGACTAAAGCCAACACACGTTTGCTTCTTTCTGATTTCTACGATAAGGGTTGTCACATTTGCAAGTGTACATCATCTTTCGATACACTTGCCGAGCAATTATGGCAGCGATAATACTACGGTGTACTACATAGGCCTAAAAGGGGAATTTAGTGAAGCACATCATCATGGCGTTACGATCTGCACCTACGAAGCACGAGCAAACGTTTCAGATCACAAAGGAAACCTTTTCGATTCAGTGAATCATCGTGTTCAATGATACGCCACTTTGGACACATGGATATCATCCAATTGCTGTGCAAATACATCTGTTTAAAAGCCCCTGATACGGTTGAACTCCTTTTATAAGAATTCTATGAGTTTGTTTCGAGTATCGTACAGTAGAGTTAATTGTAGAACTTCGTTGTTCTAACTATACAGACCGATAGTAACATTTTGGaaagattttaattaatttaccatGAAATGAAACGTACATTGCGTATCTTTTGTCTGTTGGTgttgtttatatttatttcatGATTCCATCGTTACACGATTTCAGTTTGTTTTCCTTGGAACCCAAATTTGTTGACAGAATGTTTACCTAAAGCGCAGAAAAACATGTTACAATATTCATTAATAGAAACTATTATTGCATACGGACATTTGTGTTTGATATGTTTCCTTGCATGATGTTAAGCAGAGATCTTCACCCTATTCTGTTGGCAGAATGATCTTAAGTGAATTTTCTGCGAAGGGAAATAGTATTTCTTCACTTTTTGTTGGAAGAAATACTACAAGATTGTTAATAAATAGTTGTTACATTGACGTGAGATTACGTAAAACGCGAGACCACTCTTAACTTAATGAGATTCCTGCGCTTATTGACTACAGTTAGGTTTTGTATTTTATCCcgataaatttgttttctgttttctattcATCTATCGCATTTTAAACGGTTTTTAATGTACTATATCATTTATCCAACGTTGTGCAAACGTACCGATGTTGTAAAGTCTCTTATTGTATGAAACTAATGAATGAAATAAGTGTAAATTCGATTCgttaaacagcaaaaatgcATGAAAATGCGATAATGCATTGTTCAATCTACATGTTTGGTTGTTACATACAACTGTTTGGGAAAATGCGAATGTCTACATGTGACGGCAACATTTAATGTTATCGCATAGATACATCATTGTTATTTTGCATTagggaaatatgaaaattttATCGGTATGGATATTTTTGTGTTACTCTGAAGAGTTTCATCTCTTCAACTGTGGAACACGTCAACAGTTACAATTTGCTGACTTTCTACTTTTCGTGTTCACTTAACACGGTTTTACTTTTTAGGTTCATAAAACAATCGGAAAGGAAGAGCCTTTGGAGTGATAATCTCGTCGTCATGTAACGATACACCACGATCGTCCCATTTGGATTTGCTTGATTCTGTCACATCGATTGGGATCAGCTCAACATCTTCCCTCGTGGTGAGCAAACCCAAAAATGAATAGTTTATGGTGGATGTTGTGCGATCGGATGATGGGTTTTGCTCCGTGGTGTACACTtccacaccaccaccttcTGGAATGTTTCGTTCAACAGCCTTAAGATCGGTGATTTGTTGCACTTCATCCTTCAGTAGCTCAGCATAGAGCACATCATCTACGTAATACATTGTACCGAGATTGTAGACAAATACCTCAGACTCAACGATTTGCGCATTGTTGATGGTAGCATTGTTGTCGAACAAACGTCGAACCTTTATCGGCATCCCGCCTACTGTGTCGAACACCTCGCCATCTTTTAAATCGCGATCGTATAGACGTCCTCGAACGAAATGGCTCAGTAACATTCGGATACCTTTTTCCGAAGCAAATACACTGTCAGGCAGCAGCTCAAAACTATAGCGCTCGAATGCCTCGTCGGTTGGAACGAAAAATGTGTAGTTTGAGCCAGAAATGAATTGCGCAACCTCAGCTGTATTTAGAAAGCGCGTAATTTGCGTAAATCGTGTGTCACGTTCCAATGCGAGGAAGGAGTGAGAAAGAAATTGCGCACCAAACCACGGGAAAGCCAAAAGGGGTGGCGTTTCTTTATCCTTATGCATCTGtccaagaaaatgaaaaagaaatggatGTTAACCTTTCTCGACTTCATGGAGCGCGTATATAACATGGTTACCTGGTGTAGCCGAGACACAATTGCTTCGGATACGAAAAGAACTTCTGATAAAATAAACACCTCGACCCCAGTGGAGAGCGTATAATCGGATAAAATGGTAACATTGTTCACATTTGGAGATgctaaaacataaaaaatataaaataatgtttttacTAGCTTGTAAACTACTTCCTGGTGACGCGAAAAACTTACGTTTATTCTTAAGTACAACGTACTCTCCACCAAGAGTCTTGAAACGTTGTTCTGAATAAGACATTTGCAAGTCAGCCATTCGTAGCGGTTGCTTCACGCGAATGAAATGATTTCGCAACACCGTTTCGGTAAACTCCTGGACACTAAATGGGTAGAATCCCCAATCAATCGGATGCCAGCGTTGAAAGGCGGTGTCGGACGGAATAAGCACCATATATGAGCTGTCGTCAACTAGCTGGCTGAGATTTGAGCTGGAAAAAAAGTGCTGGAACACCTTCGTCCCCGATTTCATGCCAACCAGGAAATTCATCAGATGCTGTCCAATATGGTTCTCCTTGTTGTTGGCGACTTCTTTAGTtgagtttttcatttccagaCGTTGAGGCTCATTGTAGCTAAAGATAATCAAGACAACGGAATGTGAGATTTGGTAGGATTCTTGACTAGGAACGGGAAACAGAAAGCTTTACCGATTGTTCTCCTGAATATTGCgtttgtttagtttatttGTCGAGGAATTTTGAGAATCTGGATCCGTCAGGTTCCCAACAATAAACACTAAACTTAGATGCTCCGTTATATGGCGTTTAGTAAGCACCTTAGCACTTTGATTTATTTCATATGCCATGAGCATATCGATACAGGACAGATTAACGTGAACTGGGCGCTGATTGATGTTGATGTAGGTGTTTTGATCTTTCACTTCCATTAGGGCTCCGGGAATAACATGTTCTAGCAAAAATTCTCGTATCTTTGGGGAACTGTTTTCAAAGGCTTTTCTGTCAATTTTGTCAGGTATAACCAACGTAAATGGAATCCCTGCAAAGGAAGAGGAATTTCAAGATTTTCGTCATTACTTTGAATTAATCATAAAAAATGTCATAAGATTGTCCACCTATCATATAAAAATATGGTATTTAATATCATGTGGTATCGTCATACTGATAcacaatattttttgttcgatCGCCGTCAGTTGTTACCTATTTATCCAAATCATTAGTTATTGCATAGTGCAGTGTACGTTGCTTAGTCTGTGCCTACTTTGAAGCGTGTGGGTTTGTTGATGGCTTCAGTACATGTTGCTTTACGACAAAAAGCATTCGTTCAACGTTACTTTCACAGAGACATGATTGCTTCTGACCTACATTTGCCCACGGCCCACGTTATTTGTGAGTGACCCACACCTCGTGCCAATGTCGTCTAACTGTACCAACGCGCACAGAATAGTTAATTAAGGTTCACGTAGCGATTACTTTCAATAACAAACTAATATTATTTTACAAGATTTGTTTTACTTCGTTGGTGGTGTTTTgttaagaaagaaaaagacagCAGTTATATGATCTATTTTAAGCTTTGCGTTATAAGATAAACACTTATAAGAAATCAGGATGCTTACAAGTTTGAATCTTTGTAGCATTACGTCTACTGAAAATGCATAGTGAACGGGCAGTTCATGCGCCTTCACACGCCGGTCTGTTTTCTCACAAAGAAATACTAAAAGATTGGCCAACGAATTTAATGGTTCTATTGGTAGTTGGTTATTGGTTGATTATAAGCTATGTCCCTTCGCAAGGAAGGGTGGTTAATCTGGTTCTGGTGTGGCTGATACTAGACCCAAACTGCAGACTGTTTATGACCAGGAAAAGTATAATTTTTGTCTCGAAAAATGCACCGTAACTCACTTACCTTTTACAGTATCATATCCTTTGATCCCCGTCACGTGCTCTTTCCAAAGAAGTTCAAATCGACTGGCTGCCGGCCGGTACTTTTCCGGGACACTTTCGTGCAACTGAATTGTCGATAGATCCGGAAGAATTTTCTTTCCCAGCGCCTCATGGTTGATGTACCCAACACTTACTACTTCTTCGTCATTAGCCGTTGCGTCTTTCCAAGGAGTTGTGCAAAACAAGCAGACCAGGGCTACCAGTAGGTGCCATCTGGAACTATCTTTTCGTCTTACATTGGTAGACATTATCAGTCTACAGGCTAATGTTTTTTGATTACCAATGTTAACTTTCAAGGCTATGTTAACGATTCGTAACCACTTCACGGTGGATAGCCAGTTCTGGAAGCAATCTTATTTGAACTGTTTACATAATCGTTCTGTGCACATTACATTGATTCACGATTTCTTTTTCAGCAGCGTTATTTTGTTCACTGCTTTATCGCACCGTTGTTAGTAGATCGATGGACACACCAGCACAAACgcacaaaaaaagtttaacATAGGACCTGTCACGATTTGTAATAACTTTTAGCACAGCAGGTTTGGTCAAGTTTCATAGTTATtctaagaaaacaaaaataaatacacatATTGATGAATATGATTGAAACTCATACTATGATGAACATATGAAAAATgtcttcaattttcattttgatacacatttttctttcttgtaCATCAACTCACTTAGATCAAATATCCACAAATGTGTTCTCCAGGTTACTACTCCGCAAAGTGCACGTTGTCGCAAAGGCAATGCGATCTCGGTTCATCCAATCGCATTAATCATCAGCATAAATGATCATTCTTTGTCTGTGGTGATGCAACTGCTAAGACCGCTTCAAATCAGCCCACTAAGTCCACTTCGACATGAAACGGTTGAGTAGGGTATCGGACGTGCGCACTTTCCAAAATTCCTTTTGTTGCTTGCTTGAGGACGTCCAAGAAGCTAGTAATGAAATGGCCAGCAACGGTCGGCGTTGTGGTCAGCGATGTCAGAGTTCGCTAGTGGTTTGATTATCAACTTCAATTGAATAATAGCGAACGAAGAATAAACTGCTGGAGCAGAGCGTAGGAAATTTATGTTCGCAAGATGAGCCTATTGGATTGAATTATTGGGATGAGACTCTTATCTGCTTAAAGCTTTATCTAAACATAAAGAATACGTTTTAAAAACGTTAACAACAAAGTTaaggaaaggaaagcaaacataTTAATTAAAGACGTATTATCATTCAAAATAATGCAACCATGTGTAAATACTTCAAACGAATATcaaaattaatatttcaaaaaCAGTTTATCCATAGTTTGAGAACATATACTTTGCTTCTTTCAACTCCTTGTACAACACGAATCCGATGTAAACTTCACCAATAAGTTGATTTTGCTACACGTCAATTGTATAAGCTATTTTGAAGATTGTTTTGTATAAAGTTAGTGCGGATATACGGGAAGAATTCCTTATTAATGTCATAATACCTACCTAAAAGTTTGTAATTTTCATCTGTATTGTTAACTCACTTTGAAACTGGTTCAGAACGCACTAATGTATTGACATATTTTCTAATGGAAGCCTTCT
It includes:
- the LOC128273818 gene encoding GTPase-activating protein skywalker isoform X1 codes for the protein MVAKTQDSVSLDNLSKRASVYIDPDCDLYLELQYLQSSKLTKCTCFDIQLLTSKGKRPSLKSFQDVQGLIQQGKKRETKIVLRENSWSTNSPIRSQLWPALCAQHHVGKTMLDGFYWDMVNQVFGTTELPDKPIMLPPFVDSTHCLPYHLTRKGRAVADRVVSVLGYACPDITYSPTLYPITSILLHFMSEEECYHCMASLVAPKEKVFITQTKLLYEVTWKTVMQVAKKHAKSSVNYLSSLCNGKKPESIFMDWCWWILGGLPFPHLVRVMDCFFHEGIKVFYRVSLAILILFHKHATASNSELDADTIKNDIDNALPKFCKNIPVSPTKLLRTAFSIRALSSTYISRVFLKTEMLLKSKSLLSGTKQLVRSRSSDNLPTSQSQINVQMMSHTLTIREGAHSPDVRVLSMGVFPIQAIKTKVCDQDTLFTLWSWLPVRITMYQPVLLYTTEEHGCSLTTFYVRVEQHEPTLLMIKTCNNEVFGAYCSSRWYERNLKDDRGQRQAYFGTGETFLFSLYPERAKYPWVGIEGDTGLGHASELFMAADSKMITIGGGEGQAIWMDENIRFGKTDRCQTFNNPPLCASGDFEIRVLEVYGFVGA
- the LOC128273818 gene encoding GTPase-activating protein skywalker isoform X3, producing MVAKTQDSVSLDNLSKRASVYIDPDCDLYLELQYLQSSKLTKCTCFDIQLLTSKGKRPSLKSFQDVQGLIQQGKKRETKIVLRENSWSTNSPIRSQLWPALCAQHHVGKTMLDGFYWDMVNQVFGTTELPDKPIMLPPFVDSTHCLPYHLTRKGRAVADRVVSVLGYACPDITYSPTLYPITSILLHFMSEEECYHCMASLVAPKEKVFITQTKLLYEVTWKTVMQVAKKHAKSSVNYLSSLCNGKKPESIFMDWCWWILGGLPFPHLVRVMDCFFHEGIKVFYRVSLAILILFHKHATASNSELDADTIKNDIDNALPKFCKNIPVSPTKLLRTAFSIRALSSTYISRVFLKTEMLLKSKSLLSGTKQLVRSRSSDNLPTSQSQINVQMMSHTLTIREKYREGLDTCRAMLFTLWSWLPVRITMYQPVLLYTTEEHGCSLTTFYVRVEQHEPTLLMIKTCNNEVFGAYCSSRWYERNLKDDRGQRQAYFGTGETFLFSLYPERAKYPWVGIEGDTGLGHASELFMAADSKMITIGGGEGQAIWMDENIRFGKTDRCQTFNNPPLCASGDFEIRVLEVYGFVGA
- the LOC128273818 gene encoding GTPase-activating protein skywalker isoform X5, which gives rise to MVAKTQDSVSLDNLSKRASVYIDPDCDLYLELQYLQSSKLTKCTCFDIQLLTSKGKRPSLKSFQDVQGLIQQGKKRETKIVLRENSWSTNSPIRSQLWPALCAQHHVGKTMLDGFYWDMVNQVFGTTELPDKPIMLPPFVDSTHCLPYHLTRKGRAVADRVVSVLGYACPDITYSPTLYPITSILLHFMSEEECYHCMASLVAPKEKVFITQTKLLYEVTWKTVMQVAKKHAKSSVNYLSSLCNGKKPESIFMDWCWWILGGLPFPHLVRVMDCFFHEGIKVFYRVSLAILILFHKHATASNSELDADTIKNDIDNALPKFCKNIPVSPTKLLRTAFSIRALSSTYISRVFLKTEMLLKSKSLLSGTKQLVRSRSSDNLPTSQSQINVQMMSHTLTIRELFTLWSWLPVRITMYQPVLLYTTEEHGCSLTTFYVRVEQHEPTLLMIKTCNNEVFGAYCSSRWYERNLKDDRGQRQAYFGTGETFLFSLYPERAKYPWVGIEGDTGLGHASELFMAADSKMITIGGGEGQAIWMDENIRFGKTDRCQTFNNPPLCASGDFEIRVLEVYGFVGA